The genomic interval TACCGCGGCGGCGGCCACCGCGGCGGTACCGGCCAGGGTCGCCGCCGGCAGCGCCCGGGTCGCCCCGGAGACCTCTCGCCGGGAGAGTTCGGTGACCGTGTACGTGTGCGCGGCCACCGTCAGCGCCGCCGGTACCGCCCGGGCCACCCGGCCCCCGCTCGCGCCGAGCAGCACGTCCAGCCCCCGACAGGCGGCCATCACCGCCGGCCCGGCCGGGGTGTTCTTGGCCCACAGGTCGTACGCCCAGACCGCGCCGGCCAGCGGCACCGCCACGGCCAGCGCCCGGCGACCGCCGGCCAGCCCGGCGAGCCCGATCCCGGCGGCGGTGAGCCCGGCCGAGACGCCGAGGGCGAACCCCGGCGAGACCCGGCCGCTCGGGATCGGCCGCTCGGGCCGCTCCCGCGCGTCGAGTTCGCGGTCCGCGAGGTCGTTGGCGGCCATCCCGGCCCAGTAGAGCAGCA from Plantactinospora sp. BC1 carries:
- a CDS encoding SCO3242 family prenyltransferase, with product MPSLRDLTELVRAPAALSVPGDVLAGAAAADALDRRVPGLAGASVLLYWAGMAANDLADRELDARERPERPIPSGRVSPGFALGVSAGLTAAGIGLAGLAGGRRALAVAVPLAGAVWAYDLWAKNTPAGPAVMAACRGLDVLLGASGGRVARAVPAALTVAAHTYTVTELSRREVSGATRALPAATLAGTAAVAAAAVTRPGPADPAHRAGWGALVPAALAGWYGLHYGSAQARVAADPQASRVRAAVGAGITGLPALQGALVARTGAALLGVAVAAAAPIGRRLARLVSPT